The genomic interval ACAAAATTCATAGTTGGGGAAGCAAAGTCAATATCTTTATTAAAGTCAACAGGACCAAAATCTTGATTCACAAAATGGAGCAGTTGACGAATGGGAATTGAACTTCAATTACGCTCTTATTATGCAATTACGACCACACAacacaaaattaaatatcaatttgaaaattttgatataaaCTTTTGAAGAAATTATTAACATGCATGGAAAGAGAAATAGAGGGGAAGGAAATCCGAAAACCTGGAGTGACCAACTCCGAATGCGTTTTCCGGTTCAGTTGACTCGAACTTGTTTCTGATGAATGGAAAATCGGCACCGCAAATAAGAatcttattttgtttatttgatttgattgagCTGCTGTGTTTTTTTATCCGCATCTTCAAAAAACGAAGTGGATTAGGCTTGTGGGATTAcaacataaaattatcaataaaaaaaatattaaaaatgtatttataattttaaatatattaaaaaaattattgtcacAATGACTCGtacatttaaatattcaaaaaaaactaataagagtgtttacttttttttaatctctaatCAAATATTTAGTATAGGTTTGACTTTTATATATTAaccttaaatttatttattaatatcattaaattcTTTATAATGTGAATCCAATACAAATTatcatttgtaaatttttaaaataaaaattattgaagtcaattttaatgattcaattattataattatttacgatgtaaaaatatttatacgtTAATGCATATCAATTATATTGTTCTTATCATAAttgtataataaaataaaaataaattaaatcttattatcaaatacaaatttaaaatgaaatataagtaataatgatgataacaaaaaggttgatatatttaattttaatttaaaatcaaatacatcaaattttcaatgattttttttattatatttgatttaaatgaaGGATTGTTGAATTTCTAGTTATCTTATCTCATTAGATATTTGTATTAAAGTATTTTCTTATCAaatactataaaattatttattaaacaatttaaatgatgacaaatttgaaacaaaacataactacactaaatttgatatatttttttattttaaaaaagtcaatatatatatatatatataagtattttTCATTGAATTAAAACTAGTATAAATTATCGAAAAATGTTAAAGGATCCAAACAAACAAAGAGTTGTTCCACCAATAAATATAATCATAACCAAAATCATGCAACATTGATGTGAGTCACCTATAAGAATcaattttgatatgtttattaGGTGAGTGAGATTAACCTCCACTTAATTAAAGATACAACTATTATTTTTCTACTagattaatcaaatataaaacgACTGAATTACCTAAAGACTTCTTCGAATTTTCTTGTCTTTACTaaacaaatttcaaattattacacATGATTAGAGGTGTAAAACACATTGAACAACTAATCACTTATGATTCTGAAGCATTGATACTTATAAAATGGCGAAGTATCCGTACCTTGTATTGGTACCGTCCTGTTACTTATGCATCATTGCCCAACCACACTAAAATTTAAATCCATACTCGACCAAAGATGGAACATTCAAAAAATAGATGTTGCAACATTTCTTTCATATCACATTTACAAATACACAATAACAATTGATTTTCGAGCATGCCACGATGAGTCAAATTGTCTTAGTTGCCAATCTATTGGTCAATAATTTCCACGTTAAACACCAAGATTTTAAGTGGAGCCAATGAATTTTATATGATATCACCATTGATCGACCACCCCAAACTCGAGTCATTTGTGAGTATGTGATAAGCATCTTTGACAAAATATGCATAACCATGATCATGTTTCCAATGCCACATGACCATCACTGATTCTTGCACCACCACTAGATCCAATAAAGAAATACAATCCAACAAAACAAATTTGTGTCCCAAACAAATAGCTCTCTCCTCATGCTCTACGCTTCACCACCCACACCCACCATAGAACATATCTACCAcgaactatttttattattactcaatCCAAACAGTCGACTAACCCCACACACAATAGACCATCTTCCAACTAATTATTAAACCAAAACGACGTATCTCTCTCATTACCCACCGCCCTACTAAGACAATTGTGAAACCAATTCTCACCAACAATTCTAACCCATCAAACACACACAATTTACATTTTTCCACCAATTCGATgcattatttgaaaatatagtagtattttaataaaaataatagttaaaaatagaataatagtacatttttgtctttaaaatttataagtgtCGGTCAATTTATTCtctcaaatttaataaatagcAAATTATAAGTCATTcatattaaagaatatcaacCAAATTTTAACCTCtatatgaaaatactttttaagaaaatattcatcaaaatcaataaaagtCATACACATCTGTTTAAATTGTCTTTTGCTACATCATGTCTTTTcctacataaaaaaaaacttaaaacctTTAAAATTGTAGTaagaaatttgaaaaaattaataaattgattgatattATTTAAGAGACTAATTTACTATTTCGTAAATTTAAAGGACTAAAGTGACTAACTCTTATAATTTTAAGtactaaaatacatatttattcattaaaaataatttatttggaaTAAATGTTAAAGTAACAcgcaaacataaaaataataattggttGTTGATagtacattttttaattttagaggTGATTTGATACCGTAAGTAACTTAACTCAATTAgataatcaaaattcaaaatttacagATTGAATTGCACATGTTTTaaagaattcaaaaatatagAAAGAGCTcaacaatgaaataattaatgttaGGAATAAAATCTTCATTCaactttaaatttgttaaacatCCTAAATTTGAATTCAGTTTCTAGATTGCAGCAACATTAAATTtcgttaaaatttgaaattaacaatggACAGAAACTTATATTTCAACTGTTGATTTTTGTCTTATTGTATTAGTGAGTAAGCACACAAAGATAATCGATATGAATCTAATATATGAgtttaattataatcaattgatgattgttaataaatataatggatttagtcaaaaaaattaatagattatgaattaaataaaattctaggataataataaaattatcatttgaaACAAACCATCTTAAGATAAATTTCGAAATTAATATTGAAGAGAAACAGACCTTGTTACATTAAAGGACAAATAAGCATCACAAATTGCACAGTTACTACTTTATAGTAATTGAGAATTTAAAAGCAATTCAACGGGatactattttaattacatttataaAAGCAGGACACAAACATAGGCCCCTAGGAATGGCATAAACAAGCtgtagaagagaaaaaaaatggaattgGAATCTTCTATTTAATATAAACTGCTATTAACAATGACCttactttcttaaaaaaaaaaacaatgaccttactttcttaaaaaaaacaatggCCTTACTTAATAGCATAAATGCAGAAgagaacaaaaattgaaattggaattgctctgtttaatatatatatacatactaaCATTTACAGTCAATATTGTTGAATGATCAGGGAAGAAATAAATTGACCTCCTGCCTAAAACTAAAAGAATCAGTTAACATTACATCAAGAGTGTTATGTAGTTGGGGGTAAGAAAGCAAAAGGGAAATAACTGTCATCAAGAGGATGCTGCTTCCACTCTGGGCTCTTCCAACCATTTCCAGACCATCAGCAAACCAGTTCTATCTCCGGTGAAGAATAGTCCACCAGGACCTGTCTCAAATGATCCAACTTCTTTCTTTGCAAATAATCTACCCCTCTCTGCAAATctataaattgtaaatgtagAGACACTGTCAGCAGCCAGTTCATGCATTCATAACATCAACATGACGGTGATGATTGCATGTTTACTTACGATGGCAGTTCGTAGAGGCGAACTGAATTGTCTGTACAAGAGCAGAGCAGTATAGGCTTAGCTTCTGGATCAGCCATCCCAGATAGTGCGACAACATCCTGTAAtaaggattaaaaaaaatataaacaaccTCCTCCTTTCAATGACCATTATAGAAATATCAATTTGATTACTACAAACAAAGACACAACTGAATGAAGTTCAGCTGATAGGTATGTAACTTACACTTTCTACATTGTGCGAATATATCACTTTCAAAGTTCTCTCTTCGGTGGCCGCCCAGACATGGATAGTGCAGTCAGATGAACCAGATAGTAAGTAATTGTCCCACCATATAAGGGATGTGACTGCATCTGTATGTGCATTGAGTGTCATTTTACACTCTAACGTGTCAAGGTCCCAAACCTGAATAAAGCAAAACAAATAACTCTCAAACAAATCATAGATGAAAGCAAAATAGCAATCCTAAAGAGCTAACATAGATAAAACAAGGGACCATTAAAGATTGATAGAGACTCTGTACTGCAAGACAATAGAAATACCTTAATGCTTTGATCCTTAGATCCCGAGCACAACATCTTGTCGCCTCCAACAGCCAGGCAAACCACAGATTTAGTGTGGTCACATAGTGATGCAACCAGTTCAAAAGGGGAATCAGCTGTAGAGCTGCCTCTCCATGCAGATATAATGCCATCCTgtgatttaaataaatcaagaaTTATATACATAAATTGATAGGTAGCAGAAATGATCTGTTTCAGAAGCAAGAGAGAAAAAATACTATACAATTAGTAAGTAAGTAGAGAATATAAAGTCTGATTTATCTAAACAATAACAACCATAAAGTAATAAACCACTGGAGATTACCTCTGCTCCAGCAAAAAGTGTATCATTACCAACAGTCATGGCAAGGATTCGCCCCTTAGGTCCATCAAGAGTAAAATGTGAAGCAGTTTGAATATTCCATGCCTtcacaaaaaccaaaatgacataaTCAGCTTACAAGTAATGGTCCTATATAATTGACAAGACCACACAATGAGACAAATTAAACTGACTGAAGTATGAAGAAAAGCTTACCATGACGGCTTTTGTCAAACCAACAAAAATCCATGGACCCTCACTGATCAAAGAGGTAGCTTCAGCACCAAGATTCATCAAATTAGTACATTGACCAGAATTGCAGTCCCATGTCCTAAGTGTCCCATCAGTGCTGCCAGAATAAAGTTTGTCTGATCCAACCGGAAGTACAATTCCAGTGACGAGCtgtttacaaatattttttaattaaataaactatctcagatatatatatatatatatacacattaaGACAAATGAAAGGAATACTAAAAGGGTGGTTATTAGAAGTCCAAGCCAGTACCTTCTTGTGTCCTTGAAGCTTTGTTAATGTGGCAAATCCATCACCATAAGACCAACGATGTAAATACCGGCACCGATCACCGTGAACACAGTTTCCATTCACCCAATATTTGCAGATACTTGGTGAAGACTTGTCAGCGACTTGTGTCTTTTCACTATTTCTATTCAAGATGGTATTAGGATTATGCTTAGGACGCGATTTCTCAAACTTAGAGAATGAATGGAACTTCCTTGCATTATGATAAGAAGCAGTGGATGGGTATGATGTTTCAGTGTGTAAAAACCTACAAGGATTTCTGTTGCATCTCCCAGCGAGCCAATAGGCGCATGTTGTCCCACTGATTCTTTCAGTTCTACTCCTTCCAACTTTCATATTCATCATATTCGAAGAAAAAACACAACCTACATTCCAATAGCATCCCAAATAAGCCACTGTATCCCATCAACAACATTCGAAAACATAACTACCAGACTTTATAATACCCGATTATAAAGAAACCCTAGAACATGAACAGTCCCTCAATTACCAGACTTTATAATACCCAATtataaagtataataataatttccaCTACATAAGAGGCAAAATCCGTTGACAGAAATGGATTAATAATTTAACCTCGATCAACCAAAGTTTACCCCAAATCACCTTATCGCTGACAGAAAGGgattttaaattgaataaaaccTTAAAATCGAACCAATAAAGGTCCGCTGGGAACAACATCATTGAAGAGAACACATATTCTCGACGATCACCCATGAAAACCATAGAAACAAAATTGTTAAGAAGCAAACCTGAGTGGAGAAAACTGATGAATACGAACGTTGAGATTTGTTGAAGCGAAGAAGAAACGATGGGTTTCTTTCTTTCGAATGCTAATCACAAGTGAACTTGAGTTGAACGAACGAGTACTGAttgaggatgtacttgttcagTTTATAGAATCGTGTAGCGCGGTTTCCTAGTTTTGGACTTCTTTGTAAAAAAGTccaatataaaaaagaaatctgtttatttataatttaatattttatttttattgtcaaaataaaaaataagatcaTACATTTGacctaaaaatatataataaagttaaataaatatatgatatatattatatattaatagaataatttttttaatactcaattattttattaattttatttttaaaatattaacattttaataattttttattattaagattatataaaatgacaaaactaaaattatacttgtttttaaaagaatgacTTGTGCAATGCATAGATTGATATTccttcttaaaaatataaaaaatgtatttttaaaaatatattgaatattattaaaacaattaatcttatactaataattaattaatttcattttatttgttagtGATTCGCTACGTGTCATGTaaggaaaatatatattatctataaattacatatataatattgGTTTTGTTTATCACGTGTCTTTAATCACTATGACTCATTTGTTCCCTAATTATaagacattaaaaaaaattcaggaGTATTAGTCAAAATAATGTTGGATCTATTGTTTGAGGTATATTAtaaatcttgaacaagaagactaaattgatgataatgaatgttgcacaaataaattccaaagAGTGTATCGCACTAAGCTTTACGTTCGATTTGCCTCaatcaatctatatatattgaatgCAAACGAGCTAACCGGTCAATTTCCTTCAAGATACTTTAGAATCCTTGAAGTGAAACACACATTCGCATCAAGCTTATTGATCAATGATAATTTACATAACAAAGTTCCttcatttactctcgtgcactagagaaaagaagaaatattttttacataaatttgaTTCATGTAACATAAAAGTTcatgttcctttttttttttttttgcttctaaagtatctctatttatagagaaattcATATCAATtgatgaaagaaaacaactcttgaaaAAGATTGTAACCTTTGGTAACTTAAAATATGCATTGGTTTGAATTATACTCGTGCATTACAACCACTTGACCAAGTGGTACATTAAGTTATTAAATTTTACTACATTAATATAGCTATTagagaatttcaaatatattttggaaattctCGTCACAATCCCACAccatttttaaaacatatataaatctGTTATTATGGAAATCTCATGGTTTCATATAAATGTATCTTATGATTTGAACCATTACTtagtaaattatgttttcacTCATCCCCGAATAGATTGATAGACAAACTTTGAACCAACCATTTATTAGAACAAGTGTGTATAACTTACACATGAAATCTCGGTACCATTGATCGaattataaaaatgacacaTTTGATAAGGTCATATGTCTCATATCTTTTTGGTGAGAATTTAAGAGTAAAGCTCTTGAATTCTATGAAGTAGTCCACTTCATTCTCATATAGGTGGACTATATTAGAAGTGCACTCATGATTATACATTCCAgcaaatatatgttatatgtCTGTTAAGAGGAGACCTCATCCtaccacttttattttatggcTCAAGTAATTTTACCCTTTGGGATGTATCTACTGGCAAGTACTTCAATCACTCTAATAGTGTACTTCcatcattgaactcaagacttgatgttactcaagtgtgagttGATCGTTTCCACCATTGGTGATTATTTCGATATGAGATTGTATCACATCTTTGTGATGTCTTCAACCCCATGTCCTTTGTCAGACATTTTTGTCAAAGGATCTACAAAATTCTTTTCAGTTCTTACAAACACTATGGATGTCACTCCATTAAATCATTTTCATAGCTATGTcttaaaccaaaatatttagATTTTCTATTATATACTTGGCTATATGCTTTTGATATTGTGGATTAACTATCATATTGTATGGATATTAGAGCCATTGGCTTTGGTcaaattggtatctcatacaACAAATCTCTTAGCTATTCAGCTTTATTATTATCTACAATTAGAGCAATAAAAAATTTCAGTCGTGATGGTGTCGGCaatgcaagtttgtttctttgaacCCCAAGAAATTGCACTTCCACCAAGGTTGAAGATCCATTCACTTGTAGAGGCATGATGCTCAACATGATTTACCCAATTGACATATGTATATCCTTCAAAAACTGAAGGATAACCACTGCAGattaaactatagttaattgttcctttcaaatattttaatattttattaataacatGTCAATGTTCTTTACTTAAATTTCTTGTATACCGACTTAACCTTCCAACAACATATGTTATATCAGGTTTGATACAAGTCATGACTTACATCAAACATCCGATTACCTTTATATTCTTGATAGTATTGACCAACCACCATCAAACTATGACCCTTTTTCCATTTAATATCTTCACATTGTATCACATACAATTAATAAGCATATCAATTATCACATACACAAACTTTTATGTCATTCTAccttttactatatttaataagcatctcaatttaaaattctaattctcTTTTCAAGATATCCAAGTCCAAGATATAATACATTGaatgcattaaatatatattgccaCAAGCTAACAAAGCATGATCATAAAAATTTCTCATAATTAAATGTCATAAGGTGGGTCCAAACATGTAAGTCATCTACTCTTTAACAAATAAGAATTTATTTCATTTCTATTAAATAAAccatttcttcatatttatattataactaATACTTGCATCATGAGTTCTATTTGTTAATTCAAGTTTCATATTTCAAATATGTTCTATGGTAAATCCAAATAAGTATCacaatagaaaataaacaatgaataaaattattaggaTTTTAATGAGGACCTAAAATGAGTTAATTaggaggaaaaacaaagaatatttcaagttaagactttataatagtttttagttttatttgtgtttaatgtgaattgtaataattttagttaagtGATGTAAACCCAATATGGGTCTAGATAATTGGTTTTTGGCCTATTTTAGGAATTAGgtaaatctttctttaaatacCTTGTAAGAGTCTCATTTTGGAtaattttgaaatgaattagaatttCTCTAATGAGAATTGTGAGTAAGATGTATCTCCTCTTTGAGTTCTTGGACTAGAACTTGCTTGAATCTTATCAATGGATTCCTTATCATTGTGGCGATTCTATATTGGCTTATCACTCATCATTGATTGTGgcatcttcttcatcttcttcatctaacccatgtttgtttgtttctttttacttttattttaccACTTTATCTCAAGAAATCACTTGGTTAGATCTTCAATCTCATGTGGAAGCACTCAAATCCACATCAAATTTTCTATCAGTTTCTTTCATAAACATTTGTCAacttacaataattttaaaatatagatccaaatcatttttaatatcaaaataagcAAGAAATTCATAGATACTTTTATACTATCATGCACATATAATATGAGTTAATCAATTTTGGATTTAATAACTTCTCACATGAAGTGTCACCATCATTGAGACATACATTTGATATTTATGACAATTTATTTACACTACtttcaataaattaatgtattaaatatgcATCTTAAACCATACATATTCATGCTTGTCAAGATTTAAGAtaccaaaattataaataaacattCTTCCACCGGTATTAGTCTAAAAATATCAACCatggattaaaaaaaacatcaaaatatattatctttaatttcatattattaattttccaCATCCTATctccatattattattatatatgcatctgaaaagaaaaatttattatatatgcatTTTAAACATGaatgtaatatataaatgtattaacACTAAATAACTTCCGGTGTCCAACCATGAATTTTCATGTGATTATTTTTAagactttaattaatttttaaaatccaaACAAGCAAAATTCATGCATAAACCGTATtaaattcacatacttgaaTATATTCTAAATCATGCATATCAATCTAAACATGTGACAACCTAAACcccaaattaatatattttttttaattaatttttttataataataattttttttcaaataaaagatatataaactttcaatttttttttaagataaaaggGTATCATGTAATTATTTAACATATCACattaatccaaaatttccatcaaacttaGCAACTTAAAATCATAACATTAGACAACAAAATCCATATTGAAGAGCACATGCATaagtttaataataaatacaaacgtagtcccaacccgatgtcactatcagagcatGAGTTCCCAAAATAAAAGACGTTCAAATATGACGTTTACAAAAAGGCAGATAATAAAAGTTTTCAAGACAAGACGACTTCCTACACTTTGAGAGTATTAATTTTCATCTGCAGCTtgcaactcgtctgcgtccatcgcaaacgccaaacacaaacaacgaggggtgagttttgatattatgtaacaatataagataaacgaggagaacacgccaataatcaaattatcacaacataAGAAAcattcaagtgtataatatcaatgGTTAATCGaattcaatcacaataaaatagttgcaaggatgaaatgttatacattcaagtgtataatatcaatgGTTAATCGAATTCAATCACAGTAAAATAGTTGCAAGgatgaaatgttatgcatgtcttatactctatacttcttcatcatttggtatcattctactctgaagtacttggttaggaggtctgatactatgccactacaaaaGTGGACGGACAATTTATGAATGGTCAAGTTCTCATAgctcccctcaactcaacccgataCACATATACGTGATGATtagggtactcttgtgttgcacgatAGCTGTCGACCTTAGGGAATAATCCACTAATCCACTttggaattccccactagagaTACCCTCAAGGTCTAtaagtcttaccttacagttcgactatagccctccacgatcagactcatttagttgtacttccccgaatcactaggtttatcaaaccctacctatatgatgacaaaataatcctcACTCCAAACCTACAACACCTATCTCATACTTACTTGATTTATCAGAACTcaataagtttcagtttgaattcacaatattcatcagAATTTATATCATTACATAtgtatatcagtcaatcacaacaaaatcccaatatttggtttacactactcacaatacacagtccagtcttatcaatcacataataaaaaatcaacaagTGGTGCATCcaagtaatatcacaatttcaatcaagtagACAAGAACACTCTaatacatatcattcatacaatagCAATTAGTATAAGgtttcataaaatcaaataacacgcaatcttaatataaattaattcacaacaactctataggtttctaaattataatttagtccTCGCTATTAGCattcatatgttattaaattaattattcttaCTCAATAGAGTTCGACCGTACGTGGTAAGCCCCAGATGAATCTCTAGAAATTACGGTATTCTCGTTCAtcccacgttattttatactcataaagtCAAACctcctctcaccccttaccttggCTGAAGATTTTTCCCAATGAAGTCGATCCGCTATTTAATGTGTTGTGTCTTCGTCAACCACCGTCTCTAATAGTCTgcgaaagaaaataaatcaacgCAACAACCaagtataaattaattattttctccaatgaataaataatttatttattaataatacataaCTAAATTATCTGCTACTTGTAATAtaacccaaaaatatatttaatataattgaaaCATATGTATTAGTGTACTAACCTAAAATAATTtctgattttagttaaaataagaCAGAATcccatatttaaataattaggcGTATATCTATTGTCTGGGTGTTAAACATAGGTAAGCAATATGTCCTATGTAACGAAAGTAAtaatacttatattttatttaaattgatgaatACTATAGACAacttttaattataactaaaataaaatgaagtatTTTAGACGTAAAATAATTGTAGGGTATCTGCTCAGCATTAATGTACTTCGGTCATATCAGatttattattacaaataaaaacgattaaaaataaaaagaactcaTGTACAATATTActataatttgtataaaaaataaaacttataagGATTAACACAAGGATTAGAAGAGATATAAGAGGAACATTTTTAGCACAAAATCACACAAGAGCTTAGGAGAGTACAAAAGGAATAAGAGTAAGAACGATGACATGAAATACGAAAACATTttatgaaaagaaagaaaaaatgccACAAACATTTGACTACATATCATTCGTAAAATTAGGAAACAACCACAAGATTTCCTAATTGAAAACTCATGAGTGGTaaatatagtataaaattaCTTGATATAGAGCTCAAATAACTGAAATCATAATTGGAACATTCtcttggaaccaagttggttttacaattagagtttttatgttaacaaaagtattttataaaaaacaatatatttgacttcaaagagtatgaaagaagattcatgtaattgaagaaagtttaaaataagatttgatttaaaattataattgatgaaaatctaaaataagatttgattcatatttataattgaagaaaatctaaaataagatttgattcaaatttataattgatgaaaatctaaaataagatttgattcaaatttataattgatgaaaatctaaaataagatttgattcatatttataatggaaaaaaatctttgaccaagttaaaaataagatatggtcaagatttgaaggagatttgaagaatatttgatcaacatttaatgaagatttgaagaatatttgatcaatacttaatgaagatttgaagaatatttgaccaatattttgaagatttgaagaatatttgatcaacatttaatgaagatttgaagaatatttgatcaacatttaatgaagatttaaagaatatttgatcaacatttaatgaagatttgaagaatatttgatcaacatttaatgaagatttgaagaagatttgatcataaattgaagaacaatttatttgaacaatttacaaactcaatctacacaaaatagaaatagaatcaatttgaagaatttacaagctcaatctgaacaagatacaattcaagactaaattgaag from Cicer arietinum cultivar CDC Frontier isolate Library 1 chromosome 5, Cicar.CDCFrontier_v2.0, whole genome shotgun sequence carries:
- the LOC101501262 gene encoding zinc finger CCCH domain-containing protein 48-like, whose translation is MMNMKVGRSRTERISGTTCAYWLAGRCNRNPCRFLHTETSYPSTASYHNARKFHSFSKFEKSRPKHNPNTILNRNSEKTQVADKSSPSICKYWVNGNCVHGDRCRYLHRWSYGDGFATLTKLQGHKKLVTGIVLPVGSDKLYSGSTDGTLRTWDCNSGQCTNLMNLGAEATSLISEGPWIFVGLTKAVMAWNIQTASHFTLDGPKGRILAMTVGNDTLFAGAEDGIISAWRGSSTADSPFELVASLCDHTKSVVCLAVGGDKMLCSGSKDQSIKVWDLDTLECKMTLNAHTDAVTSLIWWDNYLLSGSSDCTIHVWAATEERTLKVIYSHNVESDVVALSGMADPEAKPILLCSCTDNSVRLYELPSFAERGRLFAKKEVGSFETGPGGLFFTGDRTGLLMVWKWLEEPRVEAASS